Proteins encoded together in one Lepisosteus oculatus isolate fLepOcu1 chromosome 2, fLepOcu1.hap2, whole genome shotgun sequence window:
- the LOC107076743 gene encoding uncharacterized protein isoform X1 — protein MMVLKSFVTLFIAWVEVGPSNSDLLVHPLLEVNPQHINIEEFIQIICKHERGTSCQFYTDQTPAHFQSTPGKTGVCQLSVSGIELLQGEAHQKKTEVNLSCSVELNTRNQSTISQRSETKTIEVIVSFGRVHIQASKPFNKEEDLKLRCEAAKGTHCHFYVDRNKLPFRSAPYRQEYNLCHLSVSGRELLVESGGVTIAQVFLSCAVELEIEGYTVTSQRSELIPVEVEGLEYSDVATAVPITTNVQNSTPSNFNTTGLVSVLTPTVAQTEVSVLTPTVAQTEGQYPYVFIWVAAGEFFSLMATAGLSVCYFKYKRDNQYSERYKH, from the exons ATGATGGTTCTTAaatcatttgttacactgt TTATAGCTTGGGTTGAAGTTGGACCGAGTAATTCAG ATCTGCTTGTACATCCTCTTCTTGAAGTGAACCCACAGCACATTAACATAGAGGAGTTTATCCAGATTATCTGCAAACATGAAAGAGGAACATCATGTCAGTTCTATACTGACCAGACCCCAGCCCATTTCCAGTCTACACCAGGTAAAACTGGTGTCTGTCAGCTCTCTGTGTCTGGGATAGAGCTACTGCAAGGAGAGGCTCATCAGAAGAAAACTGAGGTGAATCTCAGTTGTTCTGTTGAACTGAACACGAGAAACCAATCAACTATCTCTCAGCGCAGTGAGACAAAAACAATTGAGGTTATTG TCAGCTTTGGAAGAGTTCATATCCAGGCCAGTAAACCTTTCAACAAAGAAGAGGATCTCAAACTACGCTGTGAAGCAGCAAAAGGAACACATTGCCATTTCTATGTTGATCGGAACAAACTCCCTTTCAGATCAGCGCCTTACAGACAGGAATACAATCTTTGTCACCTCTCTGTGTCTGGGAGGGAGCTGCTGGTAGAGAGCGGTGGTGTGACCATCGCTCAGGTCTTTCTGAGCTGTGCTGTTGAGCTGGAAATAGAGGGATATACTGTTACCTCTCAGCGCAGTGAGCTCATCCCAGTCGAGGTGGAGG GTTTGGAGTACAGTGATGTAGCTACAGCTGTACCCATCACCACTA ATGTTCAGAACAGCACTCCATCAAATTTCAACACCACTGGACTTG ttTCAGTACTCACACCAACTGTGGCTCAAACAGAAG ttTCAGTACTCACACCAACTGTGGCTCAAACAGAAG GACAATATCCTTATGTTTTCATCTGGGTGGCTGCTGGAGAATTTTTTTCTCTGATGGCAACAGCAGGTTTGAGTGTCTGCTATTTCAAATACA agagAGACAATCAATACAGTGAAAG atacaaacactgA
- the LOC107076743 gene encoding uncharacterized protein isoform X2 → MMVLKSFVTLFIAWVEVGPSNSDLLVHPLLEVNPQHINIEEFIQIICKHERGTSCQFYTDQTPAHFQSTPGKTGVCQLSVSGIELLQGEAHQKKTEVNLSCSVELNTRNQSTISQRSETKTIEVIVSFGRVHIQASKPFNKEEDLKLRCEAAKGTHCHFYVDRNKLPFRSAPYRQEYNLCHLSVSGRELLVESGGVTIAQVFLSCAVELEIEGYTVTSQRSELIPVEVEGLEYSDVATAVPITTNVQNSTPSNFNTTGLVSVLTPTVAQTEGQYPYVFIWVAAGEFFSLMATAGLSVCYFKYKRDNQYSERYKH, encoded by the exons ATGATGGTTCTTAaatcatttgttacactgt TTATAGCTTGGGTTGAAGTTGGACCGAGTAATTCAG ATCTGCTTGTACATCCTCTTCTTGAAGTGAACCCACAGCACATTAACATAGAGGAGTTTATCCAGATTATCTGCAAACATGAAAGAGGAACATCATGTCAGTTCTATACTGACCAGACCCCAGCCCATTTCCAGTCTACACCAGGTAAAACTGGTGTCTGTCAGCTCTCTGTGTCTGGGATAGAGCTACTGCAAGGAGAGGCTCATCAGAAGAAAACTGAGGTGAATCTCAGTTGTTCTGTTGAACTGAACACGAGAAACCAATCAACTATCTCTCAGCGCAGTGAGACAAAAACAATTGAGGTTATTG TCAGCTTTGGAAGAGTTCATATCCAGGCCAGTAAACCTTTCAACAAAGAAGAGGATCTCAAACTACGCTGTGAAGCAGCAAAAGGAACACATTGCCATTTCTATGTTGATCGGAACAAACTCCCTTTCAGATCAGCGCCTTACAGACAGGAATACAATCTTTGTCACCTCTCTGTGTCTGGGAGGGAGCTGCTGGTAGAGAGCGGTGGTGTGACCATCGCTCAGGTCTTTCTGAGCTGTGCTGTTGAGCTGGAAATAGAGGGATATACTGTTACCTCTCAGCGCAGTGAGCTCATCCCAGTCGAGGTGGAGG GTTTGGAGTACAGTGATGTAGCTACAGCTGTACCCATCACCACTA ATGTTCAGAACAGCACTCCATCAAATTTCAACACCACTGGACTTG ttTCAGTACTCACACCAACTGTGGCTCAAACAGAAG GACAATATCCTTATGTTTTCATCTGGGTGGCTGCTGGAGAATTTTTTTCTCTGATGGCAACAGCAGGTTTGAGTGTCTGCTATTTCAAATACA agagAGACAATCAATACAGTGAAAG atacaaacactgA
- the LOC138225559 gene encoding uncharacterized protein, giving the protein MWDCCWTMKLFILFLTLMGFQVCPGWSVTDLLLQPLIELDQEQIDIEDYARARCESDSGRQCHFYIDKSQNPFRSTPHSFGVCQLTVYVSELLENKTRQDKMEIFLSCTVETLIGNQAVLSKRSGMKKLEVFDSLRIVVDTEHIRKEKIVTIRCETRRGTRCHFYTDESRAPFRTVPFREEFKVCLLTVTGWELLGQRSKGTGTDVFLSCAAELTTEGRTVFSLSSRSIRIQVENYTEANSTLGSEIEGFSPGFNYTEANSTLGYEHDHHFFILVAAGASGLLFLVVAVVLISLYFKNSAFVL; this is encoded by the exons ATGTGGGACTGCTGCTGGACCATGAAACTCTTCATATTATTTCTTACACTGA TGGGCTTTCAAGTGTGTCCAGGTTGGTCAG TAACAGACCTACTTCTACAACCTCTTATTGAGCTGGACCAAGAGCAGATTGATATAGAAGACTATGCCAGAGCTCGCTGTGAATCTGACAGTGGAAGACAATGTCATTTCTACATTGATAAGAGTCAAAACCCTTTCAGATCAACACCGCACAGTTTTGGTGTCTGTCAGCTCACTGTGTATGTCAGTGAGCTGCTAGAAAACAAAACTCGTCAGGATAAAATGGAGATCTTTCTAAGCTGCACTGTTGAAACTCTAATTGGGAACCAAGCAGTTCTCTCAAAGCGAAGTGGGATGAAAAAACTAGAAGTGTTTG ATAGTCTTCGTATTGTTGTGGACACAGAACATATCAGAAAAGAGAAAATCGTTACAATTCGCTGTGAAACTCGGAGAGGAACACGATGCCATTTTTACACTGATGAGAGCAGAGCTCCTTTCAGAACAGTGCCCTTCAGGGAAGAGTTTAAAGTCTGTCTCCTCACGGTGACTGGATGGGAGCTGCTGGGACAGAGGAGTAAGGGGACTGGGACCGACGTCTTCCTGAGCTGTGCTGCTGAACTGACCACAGAGGGGAGAACAGTTTTTTCACTGAGCAGCAGATCCATCAGGATCCAGGTGGAAA ATTACACAGAAGCAAATTCCACACTTGGATCTG AAATAGAAGGCTTCAGTCCTGGATTTA ATTACACAGAAGCAAATTCCACACTTGGTTATG AACATGATCATCACTTTTTCATCTTGGTAGCTGCTGGTGCCAGTGGACTTCTCTTTCTTGTGGTAGCAGTAGTCCTGATCTCCCTGTACTTCAAAAACAGTGCGTTTGTACTCTAA